ATGGTCTGAGCTGGATCAACCATACCAGTAGGACAACCGGTCTGCCTTTTTTGCCAAATAGTTTTTTTGTCGCCGCTAAGTAGTCCTGCGCCGAAAATTGGACTATTTTGCGTCGGCCGACGTCAACTGAAAAAATGGTCcgcttttgtattttttcatgcGTTTGCAGCAAATAACTGACGATAAATACTGTTGGTTGTACGCAAATCTatatgaaagaaatatataaatttatattttcatttttgaacattaaaataaaaggaaatttcatttttgtatatcAGAATTCTTAAGTTTGAATATTGATCTTCTCCACTGTAGGATAAAATGCtataaaccagggatatcgttaccatatattacttaaaacttttactaaatttttccatagatataaagatttggttttgaagtttggttgtacctgtagaaaacttatttcaaacgggatagcacatcctcatttttacggaaatgttgttaaccgtgcccggaaatttagaaatgatccatgtaaacttgttgctcctttaaataaacttattcttaaagGTTAACTATTCAACACTATGTTAAGataattgaatattgtttttattggtataaatattgactttgttataagtaggccacgtccacttttattttttgtctatctgatgagttaagcctttttcaactcatttttatagttcgtttttatgttgtactcttataccactgtcccaggttagggggagggttgggatcccgctaacatgtttaaccccgccacattatttatgtatgtgcttgtcccaagtaaggagcctgtaattcagtggttgtcgtttgtttatgtgttacatatttttttcgttcattttttttttacctaaataagcccgttagttttctcgcttgaatttttttacattgtcttatcggggccttttatagctgactttatgcggtatgggctttgatcattgttgaaggccgtacggtgacctataacagttaatgtttgtgtcattttggtcttttgtggatagttttctcattggcaatcataccacatcttcttttttatatattaaaatgagaacgaaaaaaaaattatccttcgattttctaaaaaaaatatttaaatcatattCCTGCATGTTTTTGGTACCAACAGTAGTGTTCAAACCAGAGCAAACAATTTGTTCCGATTTTCGATTTTAATGTAGGGTTGTCAAATTTTATAGGTTTCCTCGCATTTTCGGTAGATTTAGAAATTGGAAGAGTTTCTTGTTTTTGCAGTAAATGTTCATTCAATTCTCACAAAAAAGAGaatcaataaatatctaaaCCCTGTGAAAATAACAATATGTGTCAAAACATTGTAAAATGATAGATGTGTTTCGAAATTGAAGAATGCTGCGTTTTCGTCTTTTTTCTATTATGCCAATTCGTGTGCTATATTTATTAgctgtttctaaaaaaaatctcttcCTCGATTTTTGTTGATATAATTATCTTTGGTACATaatgtatactgtggattcattattattcgtcggataccaattttcgtggatttcgtgtgTATAGCTGAACAacgaaatcaaatgttcaatgaatgaCAAATTTCCTCTAGGCTTGTATGCAAACTGAGTCGTAACCACTAAATCAGTATATCTACcaacatgcaagttttccttatAAACGTAAGTTGGTGGCAACGAAAATAAGTGAGTCCATAGTGAGGAAAACATTTGGCATCTCTATCGAGTAGAAATGGAGAACGCTTTTCTTTATATGTATGTCCTCACTATGGAGGCTTGCTCCTTCTTACACCTTGTTTCTGAGGTACACGAAAGTTATTTATCTACAAAAtcttattgaaaaataacaaatgtattctaagatataaaaattttaactgCTAGAGATTTTTGAAGCAGAATTGCCTGAATCGACCACATCCGATGTTGTGTCAGTATATAGAACTACGTTGTCGATTTCCTTCGCCGAAAATGTCAATGTTAAATGTCACTAAAATGATGAATCTAAACTTCTTTGTAgcaattttgtttatcttaatgTCAAGGAAGTCATGCGATACGTTGATTCCATATCATCCCCGTTTGAGTTTCTCTGTTTTAcatgcttttctttgttttgtaaaattagGGGGAGTGCTATTCCACAATAAATAATTCAGTGTCTATTCTGTGATAAGAATTCGACCCCTTTTTGCAAATACACCAACGACTCAAATTCCAAATCCAAGAAAACCGATTAAACATTGTGTCAGTGGCTCcaaaaggtatatatatatatatagttaccAAAGATGCCAGATACATAGTTTAATACtagatatcaaaggtaccaggattataatttagtacgccagactaatcagtgacgatcatatcaaaatagttataacccaatcaaatacaaagttgaagagcattgaggatctaaaattccctaaaaagttgtgccaaatacagctaatgtaatctatgcctgggataagaaaatccttttttttcggaaaaaatcaaagttttgtaaacagggattttatgaaaatgaccacattattgatattcatgtcaacaccaaagtgctgactactgggctggtaatacgCTCGGGGACGAAAGGTCCACCAGCAGAggatcgacccagtggtgtaaatagttatcaaaggtaccaggattataatttagtacgccagacgtgcgtttcgtctacataagactaatcaatgacgctcatatcaaaatagttataacccaaacaaatacaaagttgaagagcattgaggatccaaaattccaaaaaagttgtgccaaatacggctaaggtaatctatacctgggataagaaaattcttagttttttcggaaaaattcaaggttttgtaaacagtaaatttataaaaatcaccacataattgatattcatgtcaacaccgaagtgctgactactgggctggtgataccctcgggaacgaaacgtccaccagcagaggcatcgacctagtgttgtaaatagttatcaaaggtaccaggattataatttagtacgccagacgccaGTTTCGTCGACATAacattcatcagtgacgctcatatcaaaatagttataacccaaacaaatacaaagttgactagcattgaggatccaaaattccgaaaaagttgtgccaaatacggctaaggtaatctatgcctgggataagaaaatccttatttttttcggaaaaattcaaagttttgttaacaggaaatttatcaaaatgaccacataattgatattcatgtcaacaccgaattgctgactactgggctggtgataccctcggggacgaaacgtccaccagcagaggcatcgacctagtggtgtaaatagttatcaaagataccaggattataattaagtacgccagacgcgcgtttcgtctacataagactcattagtgacgctcatatcaaaatagttataacccAAACAAATACTAAGTTGActagcattgaggatccaaatttccccaaaagttgtgccaaatacggctaaggtaatctacgcctgggataagaaaatccttaggttTTCGGAAAAATTCaaggttttgtaaacaggaaatttaaaaacatgaccacatgattgatattcatgtcaacaccgaagtacggactactgggctggtgataccctcggtgacaaaacgtccatcagcagaggcatcgacctagtgtggtaaatagttatcaaaggtaccaggattataatttagaacaccagacgcgcgtttcgtctacataagactcatcaatgacgcgcatatcaaaatatttttataacccaaacaaatacaaagttgaagagcattcaggatccaaaattccaaaaaagttgtgccaaatacggctaaggaaatctatgcctgggataagaaaaccctaagtttttaaaaaaaaatcaaagttttgtaaacaggaaatttataaaaatgaccacataattgatattcatgtcaacaacgaagtgctgacttctgggctggtgataccctcggggacgaaacgtccaccagcagaggcatcgacccagtggtgttaatagttatcaaaggtgccaggactataatttagaacgctagacgcgcgtttcgtctacataagataatacgccagacgcgcgtttcttctacataagattcatcagtgatgctcagatcaaaaatagttataaagcctaACACGTACAAAGTTAAAGTTCATTGAGGACCCAACAATCCAAAAAGTAGTGCCAaacacggctaaggtaatctatgcctgggataagaaaatccttagtttttcggaaaaattcaaagttttgtaaacaggaaaattataaaaatgaccacatgattgatattcatgtcaacaccgaattgctgactactgggctggtgataccctcggggacgaaacgtccatcagcaaaggcatcgacctagtggtgtaaatagttatcaaaggtaccaggattataatttagtatgccagacctgcgtttcgtctacataagactcatcagtgacgctcatatcaaaatagttataacccaaacaaatacaaagttgaagagcattgaggatccaaaattcccaaaaagttgtgccaaatacggcttaggtaatctatgcctgggataagaatatcctttgtttttcggaaaaattcaaagttttgtaaacatgaaatttatcaaaatgaccacataattgatattcatgtcaacaacgaagtgctgactactgggctggtgataccctcgtggacgaaaggtccaccagcagagacatcaacccagtggtgtaaatagttatcaaaggtgccaggatttcgtctgcataagataatatgccagacgcgcgtttcgtctacataagattcatcagtgatgATCAGATCataaatagttgtaaagccaaacaagtacaaagttaaagagcattgaggacccaacaatccaaaaaagttgtgccaaaaggCTAGGGAAATCTATTCATAGGTgcagaaaatccttagttttcaaaaaattcaacgTTTTGTCAGCAGgaaatttgttttcatgtcaacaccgaagtgctgacttctgGACGTGCAAACAGTGAGGAAGGAAACATGGTAAGTGCTGTTAAGTCACCAACACCGAAAGCTATTTCACTTCCACGGTAACAAATCAGCGATACAACATCTATGTTACATTTAATTGTTAAATAGAAAATAGTAATCCTATTCCTTCTTGTGGAATTTGCAAGCCGCAATATGTTGTCGAAAAAGAAACTAAATTCAACAAGTCTTAATAAtcaaaggtatattttttataccaAAAGACCGATATGTCTAATCACGAGACATCTCTGAATAAGAGGACATATTTATGATAATATCACCTttcaattaaaagaaatcaaccGAAATTCGGACCCCAACTTggataataaaagaaaacatatgtCTATTTAACTTACACatctaattgatttaaatttacaATCGCAATGTACAATAAGCTGCAAAACTATCTTAAGTGGACATGTACATTAAGCTGCACAATTTCTTACATCATTCGATTTTTGCATAGATGGATGCCATAATCCTTGTATCTGTAATCGAATTTATGTCAATCATTGACTCCTCTATTCACATAGAGGAAATGTTAGtatacaatgataaaaaaaaaacgacggGTATCACTATgtatattcaaacaaatttcATGACCTCAACTTCGAATatacaaaaagtaataaaatctgTTGGATGCAATAAATATAGCAGTTCTTTAAATGCATAACTGAATGCTTATGAAGTCATGTCTGACCATAATGCTGATGAAAACTACCTATAATCACGTgaagcttttaaaaaatgtcgTTAAATGATCCTGTGCTTACCAGGATGATTTCATGCGCCAGACAATGCTTATTTGTCTAGCAAAGTATTgagttaatatataaaatagaacAACTAATTTAATTTTAGTCATTAATGTGTTCAAGTAACTTTCTAGttacaatacgcacattaataTTCAGTTCAAGAGACGTCCGAGTCTGATTTCAaaagatgtaataaaaagaaaagaaataaaatgacaataatacataaataaacaacagactactagcagttaactgacatgccagctccagacctcaattaaactgattgaaagattatgtcttcatcatataaatatcaggcacaatccctcccgttaggggtttagtatcatcaaaatatatgagaagaacataacccatgtcatgcctagaactgtttttaaaaataaatgtgtttagttcatTCTTAAGTCTGGTTCaaggttttgtaagcttttgaggtgaatactgacaattttgtgctttttatattaacttaagcatagataaattctgcacaagtgtgtgaaaaattcaaatttaacaaaggcTAATAGGGGAAAATTAATGGTAGTATTACACTTGTATGTTTTGTGCTTATTTCTGCTGAACGCGAAAGCTTCTTGTAAAAAGTTGTTATCTGCATGTAAGGTCTAGTAACCAATCCGTGTCCGTCATCTATCCGTGCGTTCGAAAGCCCTCAGTTTAAGAAATACTTtcgttttagtttttttggcttcaataaaaaataattttatgtttgGTCTGAAGATTGTTTATGGATAATAGTTTTCTTATCTGCAGTGCAGGTACTTTCAATTTGACTATAGTTCTAAACTAAACAAcactatttttacaaaaaaattatggCGAAACTTTTCTTGACTTCTATGTGCACGATTTATTTAACAATTGCCCTGgacattaaaaatgttaatgtcAAATGATTGCCGTGTTTGTAACCCACAACTATAATGCCTGCTTATACAACAAAGAATATAACAGACAAAAGATATATTTCCAGAGTTCTACAACATATCATAACATTAAGTCAAACCGTTTCGACAAGGTGCTTTATTTAGCTTCATCGTGTTAAtagcattttaaaattaaaatacattcaCCTTCTGTATCGTTCCCATTAACATATAAGTCCCTTTGAATTAAAGtattagttatttattttgttgctattttttttatatctcgaCATGTATTTCACCAGCATATTCAAGTTATTGAAGGtatcaatttagaaaaataacaaaaattgttttattatatttaatagaactattttagattttgacatataaacaatattatttagagacactgaaaaaaaaatcttaaacacTTATACTAgttagtcaaactcatagatcgaaaataaactgacaacgccatggctaaaaaaaaagacaaacagacaaaagacacaacatagaaaactaaagactcagCAATAtaaaccccatcaaaaactgggggtgatctcataTGCTCCGAAGGGGTGAGCAGAAACTGCtgcacatgtgacacccgtcgtgttgcttttgTTATTAccaacccggtaaatagtctttttCGGTATGTCACATTTGTAAAGGGGAACATGTTGTAGTTACGACACAAGGAAGACATCCGACATCAAACTTATTTGTGATAGCGTCTGTAAGATATACGAAGTGACGATTCCAACTTCACTATTTGGAACTCTTTGTTAAAGAGCTTCATTGTtcattatatacaatttaaatgcCTGTCTAAGAACATAGACCTATTGATACTCTAAACTGTAAAAGCGCCGTGTTAATTACCGCTTGTTGAAAAGGAACTTATCAGATAAGTCGAGTCGTTGGAACATCATAAGCATATACAGCCATCAAAAAGTAAATGCTATTCTCTCGTGGTCCGAGGGCATTTATTAGGCCCTtcggttttaaattttcaatatcaataaatatatataatataaatgagaTGGATCAGTCTTTGCATCCGAAATTAACACATTTCTTTTAAAACGAGTTGTTGGCATTATAAGGGttatgttatatacattttatgatggtatgatacccTGATTGAGAGAgattgtttttgattttcagaaaaaatgttCATATGAAGGTTAGAATAATTGTAGTCACGAGCtagcatgtcagtaactgctataAGTTCTTTATTAttgtatgtatcattgtcatttttcttCGTTTCtattgttacctattctgacatcgcaCTCAGACTTGTTTTTTAAGTGTTTGACTGTGCGTTCTGTAGcgtgtttgtttttcttattggCTAGAAGTAAAGAGGGAGACAGGCATGAGATCTCACAAAGCAGGTTTGCTCCTGTCACATTTCTTTTAGCCCTATCGAAAGTatggagcctctggcctttattagtcttgtatatttaaaaaaaaaaattagttcatTTCTATGTTTCTCAGATTAGTGTGAAGTGCATTTTCACTAAAccagtacacatttttattaagtGACGAGCTCAAGCCGACATCCGGTTGCTGATAAGAATGTTGAAATTACTGACAGCACATTATATTCCGAAACGGCAAATTGTAAATTGAAAGAACCAAAAGAACATTCATAAGAATGATATTTTAGAACCAACTAAGAGAGCCGTAACTGATGATAACAAATAAGACATGACGTGGATAAGATTCTTCTCATCAAAGCCTTCTCTTTTCAAATAACATTCACAGCCTTTTGAGTCGAGATATGCTGCAGCCAAGATTTTACCATAAAGTcggaatagaaaaaaatcaacacgaATTGAATGCAactattatatttgatatactgaaagttaaaaaagaaacatcatTCGTTGTCCGTTGTGGGAAACCAATCTATATCTAATATCCTACAATATATGAaatgtaaattgaaaaattatattttgtgatGGAATGTTACtaattttgttaaacatgtttaatttaagatttaagCAATTACCGACTTCATTTGAAAAAGCGTCTTACATTCTGTGTTTTCTGTTCTATGTATTGTTTCGTCCGATTGTTGTCTCATGAACCATGCTATATTTTAATTCgtataacatataaataaactcatcatagataccagaattgtaattttatattagCGCCAGACGCTCGCTTCTTATACAAcacactcatcagtgacgctcaaataaaacaatgttaaataagccaaataaagaacgaagttgaagagcattgaggaacaataagttttgccaaatacggctaaggtaatctatttcttatgaagaaaatcctcactatttcgaaaattaaaagctttataaacagttaatttataaaaatgaacatatCGATGAatactcaagtcaacacagaagtgctgattATAACCGCATCTTACATTTTCTTATCATTCAGTATTGATAAGTCTGGAGTGATCCTGTAACCCATTATGacaattttatacaaatgatatcggatatgttccttatgtcgtaactacaaaaCCCTTTCCTATTCACGAATCTGACCTACTGAATAAGCCTATTAACCGGCTTTGTAAGAACAtgggcaacacgacgggtgccacatttgGAGCATAATCTGCTAATGaaattttgttcatgcatcattgtcaatataatggaaattgatgcgactgtcgtacaagtgagaggtttgacGCTATAAAAcgaggttcaatccaccatatTTTAcgtttgaaaatgcctgtacaaagtcagcaatatgacagttgttgtccattcatttgatttgtttcatcatctgattttgccatttgattaggaattttccgttttgaatttttctccgAGTTCAGTATCtttatgatttaaaaagaaaCCCAACTTTATTCCTGTTTGAAATTAGCGTTATGTAAGAATAACTACGAGTATAACAACTCGTTGATTCATACTTTCCTTTTGAAAAAGCCTATTATTCATGATGATTCACAATAAGAGACAATTGAGGAAATAATAGAGAATATCATTTCCATATATTTGTTAGTATCAAATAGAAAAACCACGATTTGTAGGTTATATCATATTGACAATAAGTCAGGatcaaataataacaatatttaaacaCAACTATCATACCTTTACTACTTCCGGATCCACCCCCGTAACTACCATATCCACTTCCGTAGCCACTTCCGTAACTACCATATCCACTACCGAATCCACCACCTAATCCACCAAATCCAACGCCTCCACCTCCACCTCCTCCAGCGCCTCCACCTCCACCTCCACCAGCGCCTCCAGCGCCTCCAGCGCCATAGGTATACCACCAAGGTTGTCTTTCAACATAAACATGTCCGGATCCTACGTATGATCTTCCTCCCCATCCACCTCCCCATCCACCACCACGTCTACCTCCCCATCCACCTCCACGTCCACCTCCCCATCCACCACCACGTCCACCTCCCCATCCTCCACCACGTCCACCTCCCCATCCTCCACCACGTCCACTTCCCCATCCACCTCCCCATCCAACTCCTGATCCACCTCCTGATCCACCTCCACTACCATACGATGAATGGGCACTGACTGCGCTACAGATGGCAAGCAGTAGACAAATTGTAATCTTCATTCTGccataaaagaaattaattttaattatgcaTACCAGTTCTTATAAAAACTTTTGCAAACAAATTTCCTGAATCTCAAAAAGAACTTTATTGgcagatatttgtttaaggTAACGAATACGACATAACCAACTAAATTTGTTCGTGCTTGCATGGTGGCCTTGCTTTTTTTATCAAGCGTGTGCAAATCAGATGGTCGTATATTTATTAGCACATAAAAGTTAGGCAACAATAATTTACTACCAAACGTTCTACCGTAGAAATTAAATACCACatccatatttttcaattcaggGGTCACAGTGCTCctcaacttcgttctttattttgccttgatattgtttttaatgCTGATAAGtattttgaagacgaaacgcctGTATGGAATACATTATTATAATAAGTAtcttttatgattgtttttttgtgtttttgaaatatcataaattgattaagaatatcataataaagaaaCGAACAACAACTGAATGGATCACGTCAACTCCAAAATAGGagaaaataaattcatcattgaTTCTTGTATTTGCACTTACTCGCATTTCGTCAATAAAAAACTCAACAGTGAATctgaataaaataagttttaaaatcttcttataaagtacaaaatattCCACAAATTATTTGCCAAacacagctaaggtaatctattcaaATTAAACTGTTATTTCTATGTTCTAACATACATTTTATAGAAATACTTTaacttttctttgtttaaaaattCCATTTGTCAATCTCAAACGAAAGCGCTTTTTTTTAAACCCAAAGAACgtttaatgttttacttttttttttggtttttttttatgggtGGGTATGATATATTTGGGATAAATATAGctttaaaaaaagatcaaaacgAATGTTTGGTACTcggaataaaaacaaagaagatTGTCTTAgcaaatataattcaaattgtttgaaatagttatcaaaggtaccaggattataatttagtacgccagacgcgcgtttcgtttagataagactcatcaatgacgctcatatcgaaaaaTTGATAggtttgtaaacaggaaatttataaaaatgaccacattatgttgactactgggctggtgttaccctcggggacgaaacgtccaccagcagtggcatcgacccagtcaGATGATTTCCAACAAGATCtaattatatagatttttaattaGCTTCTTTTGAATACAATGATATTAATCGACTAACAAAGAAGCCTAccacaaataatttaacaatatatatatatatatatctgtattgTTCAAACGCgtttgaataaattttgtaatgGTATTAGTCCCCGGCAATAGTCAAATGGTttctggaatttttttttaaaaaccctTCTCACATGATAAGCGACATCTACatcaacaatttaaaattatacttaAACATTTCAGTAGAAtatcaaaaatgatttattttaaaaattgtagtTATAGGTAACTGAAACACATATTTTTATGGGATTCCTTTAAAATTTCCAGATAATAGTGTAGAAGAAAGACCAAACTCGAGCAATCTTAAAATAAGTCAaaccacatatatataaaagacaAGAAACAACCCATAATAAGTCATTCCAATCTTGTGATTTTATTGAGAAAACATTTGTTTACCGATGTTAAAACCTAAATTTATCGATTACGAAGACTGATCACGGTAACACATTGCATGAATCCAAATGGATCCAGACCATGTGAGTCGTTATAGTAAGCGTGTACGAATAAGAGACAGTtggtatccattcgtttgatgagtttaagcctttgattttgcctttaTGGACTTCCGTTTTGAACATTTCTTGACTGTGTATGCATTACCCATATTGCGAATACCCGATTGGTCAAAATGGCACATcaggaaaagaaacaaaaatctttaaaaaaaaaacccctgTTTTACTGCTCTGCTATCTAAAGATTTAAAACTATGAAAACTTGTCGATAGTGACTTAAGAAACAGACATTATTAAAATTAGCGTGTTTTACATTTCTGAAAATAATGTTATGATCAATCTATACATttagtaatttgaaaaaaatgaagaagttACTTTGTGAATAATTAATATTGATAAggattttgtcaatataattaacACCTTTATGTAAGAATTCtgggttttgattggttgatagccaatgtatttttcaccaatttacaGTTCTCAAAAAAATACCGTTCATTTTTGAACGCCACCGGGGTATATGCAAAAAGCCTTTTTAACCCTCTCTGTCgcggtatttgccaaaaatactCTATCCTGCTGGACGCTTGTAACGTCATGATCGGCAATGCGTTTTAGAGCGTTAACATTCGGTGTAACTAAACAGATGTAGCATGTTCTTGAGGgttatttgcgaaaaataccagttgagagaatgttaaatttcgcGAGCCGTAAGGCGagggaaattcattctcaaatacccctccttaacatgatatat
Above is a window of Mytilus trossulus isolate FHL-02 chromosome 4, PNRI_Mtr1.1.1.hap1, whole genome shotgun sequence DNA encoding:
- the LOC134714101 gene encoding uncharacterized protein LOC134714101, which produces MKITICLLLAICSAVSAHSSYGSGGGSGGGSGVGWGGGWGSGRGGGWGGGRGGGWGGGRGGGWGGGRGGGWGGRRGGGWGGGWGGRSYVGSGHVYVERQPWWYTYGAGGAGGAGGGGGGGAGGGGGGGVGFGGLGGGFGSGYGSYGSGYGSGYGSYGGGSGSSKGY